The genomic region CACCGGTTGGGACAAGGGGGACTGGCTGCCCTCAATCAGCTCCTCGCGCCACCGCGAACCTGCACACCGCGCGTTTCCGAAGCTGGCGGAGGATTGGGACATCACCCGGGTCATCGCCGATTTCGCTGATGCCGCGGAGCGGATGAAGGAAGGCGGCATGGACGGGATCGAACTGCAGGTCTATGGCCATCTGCTGGATCAATTCTGGTCGCCGCTGACCAATGATCTGGACGGACCTTACGGGGGGCAGACGCTGGACAGCCGGATGGCGCTGCCGATGGCGGTGCTGACGGCGGTCCGTGAGCGGGTGGGGGATGAGTTTATCGTTGGCCTGCGGTATACAGCGGATGAGGCCGAGGCGGGCGGGATCACCCCGGAGGAGGGACTTGAGATCTCCAAACGCTTGGCCGCCAGCGGAATGGTGGATTTCCTGAATGTGATCCGGGGTCGCATCCACACGGATCCGGCGATGACCGATGTGATCCCGGTGCAGGGGATGCCGTCGGCGCCGCATCTGGATTTTGCCGGTGCGGTCCGGCAGGCGACAGGCCTGCCCACCTTTCATGCGGCCCGTATCCCCGATGTGGCCACCGCCCGCCATGCGATTGCCAGCGGTCTGCTGGATATGGTGGGTATGACCCGTGCCCATATGGCTGATCCCCATATCGTGCAGAAAATTACCGAGGGGCGCGAGGATGACATCCGCCCCTGTGTCGGCGCCACCTATTGTCTGGACCGGATCTATCAGGCGGGAGAGGCGCTGTGCATTCATAACGCCGCAACCGGACGCGAGCTTAGCATGCCGCATGTGATCAGCCCGGCTGAGCAGCACAAAAAGGTGGTGATTGTTGGCGCTGGCCCCGGTGGGCTGGAGGCGGCGCGGGTCGCGGCGGAGCGGGGGCATGCGGTCACCGTCTTTGAGGCGGCACCTGACCCTGGCGGGCAGCTGCGGCTCACTGCGCGGACCCCGCGCCGTCGGGAGATGATGGGCATCATCGACTGGCGCATGGCGCAATGTGCGGCGCGGGATGTGCAGTTTCGCTTCAACACCTGGGCGGAGGTTGAGGATGTGACCGCGCTCTCCCCCGATGTGGTGATTGTTGCGACAGGCGGGCTGCCGAATATGCAGTTGTTTGAGACGGGAGAGGACGCGGCACATGTTG from Phaeobacter inhibens DSM 16374 harbors:
- a CDS encoding NADH:flavin oxidoreductase, whose product is MSNDPLLQPYQLKHLTLRNRIMTTSHEPAYPEEGMPKERYAAYHAERAKAGVALAMTAGSAAVSRDSPPVFNNILAYKDEVVPWIRNLTDQLHEHGCAAMIQLTHLGRRTGWDKGDWLPSISSSRHREPAHRAFPKLAEDWDITRVIADFADAAERMKEGGMDGIELQVYGHLLDQFWSPLTNDLDGPYGGQTLDSRMALPMAVLTAVRERVGDEFIVGLRYTADEAEAGGITPEEGLEISKRLAASGMVDFLNVIRGRIHTDPAMTDVIPVQGMPSAPHLDFAGAVRQATGLPTFHAARIPDVATARHAIASGLLDMVGMTRAHMADPHIVQKITEGREDDIRPCVGATYCLDRIYQAGEALCIHNAATGRELSMPHVISPAEQHKKVVIVGAGPGGLEAARVAAERGHAVTVFEAAPDPGGQLRLTARTPRRREMMGIIDWRMAQCAARDVQFRFNTWAEVEDVTALSPDVVIVATGGLPNMQLFETGEDAAHVVSAWDIISGDVAPSGSILIYDESGDHPALQAAEVAAKTGATVEVMTPDRVFAPNVMAMNLVPYMRSLQDRDVTFTVARRLLGVEKEGNRLRAVLGTDYSGHHSSKLYDQVVLNYGTLPLDDLYFDLKPLSVNGGEVDYDALIAGEPQSHGVAGQRGFQLFRIGDAVSARNTHAAIYDALRLVKDI